TAGGGGTAAGTCATGCGTGATCATACAAAACTCCGAAAAGGTCTTGAATCTACTGGGGGTTCATTCCCCGCAGCGTGCCGCGAGTGCGTCATACCGGTGAAAGCCGGTATCCAGAGGGCCAGACTGGATTCCCCCGTATCAAGTACGGGGCATGCGTGTCAAGCACCTGTCTGCGTGCGGAGACGCACAGGCAGGCGGAATGACGGGCCAGAACAGGAGACGATACCCAGCAGCTTGCTGCGGGGTAGTTCATTGGCTCGATTCGCGCCTTGCGAGATAATTTAGAACCTTCAGTCTTCAGCCTTCAGTCTAAACACCTGAGTAGTTACGTGTCCTATTACGGGGAGCATAAAATAGATTGCACTATCGCACAACATCTCCAGCAACTTCCCCCTTTGCTAAATGCTACATGGAACATCTACGATCGCTGTGTCCTATGGCATCGTGGGTTCCCCCATTGTCTGACCTGATCCAGGTCGTCGCGTTACTATCGTCTACAACGGGAGGAAGACATGACTAAGACCGAACTCGCAGAACAGATGGCCCAGGATACCGGTATCAGCAAGGCCATCGCTGAAACCGCACTTCGTAGCTGTATCGACCGCATCACCAACAGCTTAAAGAATGGGCAGGAGGTGGCAATCGTGGGATTCGGGACCTTCAGCGTGGCGAGTCGAGCTGCCCGGACCGGTCGCAATCCGCAAACCGGAGAGCCGATCACGATCAAGGCGTCTCGGGTGCCACGCTTCAAGCCGGGGAAGACCCTGAAGGATGCGGTGAACAGCTAAAGGGCATCCCGGGAGCGTTTCGGGAAGTGGCGATCCGTCCGGCCAGCCTGCTCGCCTCCTCTTGAGTTGTGAGGCTTCACAAGTTAGGGTTCTTCGTCCAGTCCCAGGAGATCGAGAAACTCCAAATGACGAAGGACCTTCTCGGCCACCTCGCGACGCAGCTGGCGGTCCGTTAAGCGGCCACAGAGGCGGTGGATGCGATGGGCGGCGATCGTTCGGATCTGGTGCGGCAGGAGAATCGAATCCAGAGGGTTTCCAGCAGCTCCCGCCGGAAGGAACACCTCAAAAGGGTGCGGCTGGCGATCCGGCTTGAGCGAGGTGACAGGAAGGACGGTCAGAAGACCAGAGGCACTGTTGAAGGCCTCATTGCTGATCACAAGTACCGGTCGGAGGAAGCCCTGCTCATGACCGAGGGGGTGCCCCAGGTCCGCTTCCAGCACGGCCCATCGTCGCCGCATCGCGGTTACACGATCTGTGCGGCGGTCTCGGCATCCGCCCGGGCGAAGTCCTCGGCGATCGCATCCTGCTCGGTTCGATAGCAAGGATCACTAAAGGCCGCCTGATACTGTCTGAAGGCCTCGGCTTCACGCTGATGTTGCTGATGGCGCCGGCGAGCCTGCTCCACGAGTCGTTCGATGAGTGCAGCCTTGCTCGGAGCTACACCGTCTTTGACAAGTTCATCGATGCTCTCAACAGTTGGCTGGTGAAGACGAAAGGTCATTCGTTTGGCGATAATAGGCATATTCATGCCCTCCTGCTACCAATATAGCACGCTATGAAGGCGTGTCAAGAGTGAACGTCATCCCAAAAACAGAGATAGCCATTGCTGAGATACCGCTGTACGCCAATCACCGCCATTTTATGACCCTGTAACCGGTATGCTCAGCCTGGGATGAGGATCATGGCTGAGGTTCGCCCGCTCTTCCGGCCTCCTGCGGTCCGCATGCCCTGCTCTGAGG
This genomic stretch from Candidatus Methylomirabilis limnetica harbors:
- a CDS encoding ribbon-helix-helix protein, CopG family, producing MPIIAKRMTFRLHQPTVESIDELVKDGVAPSKAALIERLVEQARRRHQQHQREAEAFRQYQAAFSDPCYRTEQDAIAEDFARADAETAAQIV
- a CDS encoding type II toxin-antitoxin system PemK/MazF family toxin translates to MRRRWAVLEADLGHPLGHEQGFLRPVLVISNEAFNSASGLLTVLPVTSLKPDRQPHPFEVFLPAGAAGNPLDSILLPHQIRTIAAHRIHRLCGRLTDRQLRREVAEKVLRHLEFLDLLGLDEEP